A region from the Triticum aestivum cultivar Chinese Spring chromosome 3D, IWGSC CS RefSeq v2.1, whole genome shotgun sequence genome encodes:
- the LOC123077226 gene encoding cytochrome P450 704C1 has protein sequence MDSPLLVAALSSLLLLLALYLLGGKRRRRSYPPVAGAMLQQLLHWGRLPEYMTELSRRYGTFRMLTLTCNWVYTVDPANVEHILRTNFANYGKGPMTHGVLGDLLGDGIFNVDGAKWRHQRKVASFEFTTRALREYSSGVFRDMAAELAGIVAAAAAAGERLDMENLFMRSTLDSIFTVGFGVNLGALSGSNKKGAAFARAFDDASEQVLYRFLDPLWKAKRLLGVLSEAAMKRSVRTINDFVYAVIDKKIEQMGRNQQEFAKKQDILSRFLLEREKDPGCFDNKYLRDIILNFVIAGRDTTAGTLSWFLYVLCRDQRIQDKIAREVREATTGDRQGTGGVREFTTCLTEDAIGSMHYLHAALTETLRLYPAVPVDVKCCFSDDTLPDGHAVRRGDMVNYQPYAMGRMKFLWGDDADEFRPERWLDDDGVFVPESPYKFTAFQAGPRICLGKEFAYRQMKIFAAVLLYLFRFEMSEHNSTVGYRPMLTLKMDGPLYVCVSPRRSTGN, from the exons ATGGATTCACCGCTTCTGGTGGCCGCGCTGtcgtcgctgctcctcctcctaGCCCTGTACCTGCTCGGCGGCAAGAGGCGGCGCCGGAGCTACCCGCCCGTGGCCGGTGCCATGCTCCAGCAGCTGCTTCACTGGGGCCGGCTGCCGGAGTACATGACGGAGCTCTCCCGCAGGTACGGCACCTTCCGCATGCTCACCCTGACCTGCAACTGGGTCTACACCGTCGACCCGGCCAACGTGGAGCACATCCTCCGGACCAACTTCGCCAACTACGGCAAGGGGCCGATGACCCACGGCGTGCTGGGGGACCTCCTCGGCGACGGGATATTCAACGTCGACGGCGCCAAGTGGCGGCACCAGCGGAAGGTCGCCAGCTTTGAGTTCACCACCCGGGCGCTCCGCGAGTACAGCAGTGGCGTGTTCCGCGACATGGCCGCCGAGCTCGCGGGCATcgtggccgccgccgcggccgccggggAGAGGCTGGACATGGAGAATCTGTTCATGCGGTCGACGCTGGACTCGATCTTCACGGTTGGGTTCGGGGTCAACCTGGGCGCGCTCTCCGGATCCAACAAGAAGGGCGCGGCGTTCGCCAGGGCGTTCGACGACGCCAGCGAGCAGGTGCTGTACCGCTTCTTGGACCCGCTGTGGAAGGCCAAGAGGCTCCTCGGTGTCTTGTCTGAGGCGGCTATGAAGCGGTCGGTGCGCACCATCAACGACTTCGTGTACGCCGTCATCGACAAGAAGATCGAGCAGATGGGCAGAAATCAACAGGAATTC GCAAAGAAACAGGACATACTGTCGAGGTTCCTGCTGGAGAGGGAGAAAGATCCCGGCTGCTTCGACAACAAGTACCTACGGGACATCATACTCAACTTCGTGATCGCCGGCCGCGACACCACGGCGGGGACGCTGTCGTGGTTCCTCTACGTGCTGTGCAGAGACCAGCGCATCCAGGACAAGatcgcgcgggaggtgcgggaagCCACCACCGGCGACCGCCAGGGCACGGGTGGCGTGCGAGAGTTCACGACGTGCCTCACCGAAGACGCCATCGGCAGCATGCACTACCTCCACGCCGCGCTCACGGAGACCCTCCGTCTGTACCCGGCGGTGCCCGTC GACGTCAAGTGCTGCTTCTCGGATGACACGTTGCCAGACGGGCACGCCGTGAGGAGGGGGGACATGGTGAACTACCAGCCctacgccatgggccggatgaaGTTCCTGTGGGGCGACGACGCCGATGAGTTCAGGCCGGAGAGGTGGCTCGACGACGACGGCGTGTTCGTCCCGGAGAGCCCCTACAAGTTCACCGCTTTCCAG GCGGGGCCTCGGATCTGCTTGGGAAAGGAGTTCGCCTACAGGCAGATGAAGATATTTGCGGCTGTTCTTCTCTATCTCTTCAGGTTTGAAATGTCGGAGCACAACTCGACGGTGGGGTACCGCCCGATGCTCACGCTCAAAATGGACGGACCGCTCTATGTTTGTGTGTCGCCTCGGCGATCTACCGGAAACTAG